One stretch of Lachnospiraceae bacterium oral taxon 096 DNA includes these proteins:
- a CDS encoding basic amino acid ABC transporter substrate-binding protein, which produces MRKSKVIMGVMAMAMVAALTACGTKATTETKTETTAANAANSSEITGDGVATKGQLVMVTNLEFPPFEYRENDQPTGIDVDIAKEVAKKMGLELKVDDIAFDSIIPELVSGKADISFAGMTVTEDRKQSVDFTQTYAKASQMIIVKNDSSIAGPDDLKNKRIGVQQGTTGDLLSSTIEGATIERYNKGMEAVQALVQGKVDAVVIDEQPAKVYVKEVQGTKVLDAVAKQDTEEYAAAVKKGNTALLNNVNKALDQMKADGTIDQIIAKYTAQ; this is translated from the coding sequence ATGAGAAAATCAAAAGTAATTATGGGTGTGATGGCCATGGCAATGGTTGCAGCTTTGACAGCTTGTGGAACAAAGGCAACAACGGAGACAAAAACAGAGACAACAGCAGCAAATGCTGCAAATTCAAGTGAAATCACAGGAGATGGAGTGGCAACAAAGGGACAGCTTGTCATGGTGACAAATTTGGAATTTCCACCATTTGAGTACAGAGAAAATGACCAGCCAACAGGTATTGATGTCGATATTGCAAAAGAAGTGGCAAAGAAGATGGGACTGGAATTAAAGGTCGATGACATTGCCTTTGATTCTATTATTCCTGAACTTGTTTCTGGCAAGGCAGATATTAGTTTTGCGGGAATGACGGTCACAGAGGACAGAAAGCAAAGTGTTGATTTTACACAGACCTATGCAAAGGCATCTCAGATGATTATTGTCAAGAATGATTCTAGCATTGCAGGACCAGATGACTTAAAGAATAAACGCATTGGAGTTCAGCAGGGAACAACCGGAGATCTCCTTAGTTCCACTATTGAGGGAGCGACCATAGAGCGCTACAATAAGGGAATGGAGGCAGTACAGGCACTTGTTCAGGGCAAGGTCGATGCCGTTGTTATTGATGAGCAGCCAGCTAAGGTTTATGTCAAGGAAGTTCAGGGAACAAAGGTACTGGATGCAGTGGCAAAGCAGGATACCGAAGAGTATGCAGCAGCTGTAAAGAAGGGAAATACAGCATTGCTCAATAATGTAAATAAGGCACTTGATCAGATGAAGGCCGATGGAACAATTGATCAGATTATTGCAAAGTATACTGCACAGTAG
- a CDS encoding S41 family peptidase encodes MEKRSFFRGLMLGLGTGLLVLIAFFFYISPVVFGIRMIPVRISQKETTGKSDNVNNDGKLDFEKINQKLATLQNVVSNNFLFQEDMEKVEDGIYSGMMAGLGDPYTVYYNKKDFKALTESTSGKYSGIGAVVTKDPSTGIVTLMRVFDHSPAKEAGLEDGDILYKVNDVDVTSEDLDVLVSTQVRGEEGSKLKVTVLRGEDKKEIEAEVTRRSIEVPTVAHKMLDQHVGYLSVAQFDEVTSDQFKAAIDDLNSQGMQKLVIDLRDNPGGVLSSCVDMLNYLLPKGLLVYTADKDGKGDKFYSDDAHQLDIPIAILVNGNSASASEVFAGAMKDRGRAKIVGTKTFGKGIVQTLLSLQDGSAVKITTQHYYTPSGFDLHKKGIEPDVVVELNKETKTKVDNQLQEAIKALN; translated from the coding sequence ATGGAAAAAAGAAGTTTTTTTAGAGGACTGATGCTGGGGCTTGGGACGGGGCTGCTAGTATTGATTGCATTTTTCTTTTATATCTCACCTGTAGTTTTTGGGATTCGTATGATTCCTGTCAGAATTTCTCAAAAGGAGACGACGGGAAAGTCGGACAATGTAAATAATGATGGGAAATTGGATTTTGAAAAAATCAATCAAAAATTAGCTACATTGCAAAATGTAGTGTCAAATAATTTCCTATTTCAGGAAGATATGGAGAAGGTGGAAGATGGGATTTATTCAGGGATGATGGCTGGACTTGGAGATCCCTATACTGTCTACTACAATAAAAAAGATTTTAAGGCGTTGACAGAAAGTACTAGTGGCAAGTATTCAGGAATTGGTGCGGTGGTCACAAAGGATCCTTCCACAGGGATTGTGACCTTGATGCGCGTATTTGATCATAGTCCAGCCAAGGAGGCAGGATTAGAGGACGGGGACATCCTGTATAAGGTCAATGATGTCGATGTGACCAGTGAAGATTTGGATGTCCTTGTCAGCACGCAGGTTCGTGGCGAAGAGGGCTCAAAGTTAAAGGTGACGGTACTTCGTGGCGAAGACAAAAAAGAAATTGAAGCAGAGGTTACAAGAAGAAGTATTGAGGTGCCGACAGTGGCACATAAGATGTTAGATCAACATGTGGGTTATCTTTCAGTGGCACAATTTGATGAGGTGACTAGTGATCAATTTAAGGCGGCCATTGATGATTTAAATAGTCAAGGCATGCAAAAGCTTGTAATTGATTTGCGTGACAATCCAGGAGGCGTATTAAGTTCCTGTGTGGATATGTTAAATTATCTTTTGCCAAAAGGACTTTTAGTCTATACCGCTGACAAAGATGGCAAGGGGGATAAATTTTATTCAGATGATGCCCACCAATTGGATATTCCAATTGCCATTCTTGTCAATGGAAATTCAGCATCGGCCTCGGAGGTATTTGCAGGGGCAATGAAGGATAGAGGCAGGGCAAAGATTGTGGGAACGAAGACTTTTGGAAAAGGAATTGTTCAAACACTTCTCAGTCTTCAGGATGGCAGTGCAGTAAAGATTACAACACAGCACTATTATACACCATCCGGATTTGATCTTCATAAAAAGGGGATTGAACCTGATGTCGTTGTGGAATTGAATAAGGAAACAAAGACAAAAGTCGATAATCAATTACAAGAAGCCATCAAGGCTTTGAATTAA